A window of Pirellulales bacterium contains these coding sequences:
- a CDS encoding glycoside hydrolase family 127 protein, which yields MLRPIDFRSVAWTDGFLAERVAVCREASIPAMGRLMEQGTYKPFLEHFEIAAGMKRGAYHGAQWNDGDFYKWLEAALASHAMKPDPALGRLIDRSIAAIAAAQREDGYLHTPILIRQRNGDRSAQPFGDRFAFEMYNMGHLMTTACLDHRTTGRTELLTVAEKAAEFLNVAFQNPTPELARNSVCPAHYIGLVDLARETGDPAHLELAERLFAMRDLVSAGGDDNQDRVPWNRQDEVVGHAVRANYLYCGAADLFAATGRESMFAPLPTLWHSLATKKQYVTGGCGALYDGASPDGAAAQEQITRIHQAYGRNYQLPQTTAHNETCANIAGMMWSWRMMLLTGEAKYADAVETALYNSVLAGVDLAGTNYFYSNPLRVVDPLPTELRFPRTRQPFFTSFCCPPNLLRIIAQVGGYALAASEDAITVNLYGSHRLTTTLRSQPLRWTMTTGYPWDGAIRISVDECTAEPFAVRLRIPAWADEAAITINSEPAAMAAAAGSYAELRRRWSPGDVVGLNLPLRARLIEAHPLVEEATGQVAVVRGPIVYCLESADLPAGTKMDEIVLASDATFVAQRSPDLLAGAATLQTTATFRKTIPWGDRLYRELTRDAGEPVGVLLVPYFAWNNRGPGEMSVWLRVE from the coding sequence GTGCTGCGGCCGATTGATTTTCGCAGCGTTGCGTGGACCGACGGATTTCTCGCGGAGCGAGTCGCGGTGTGTCGCGAAGCGTCAATCCCTGCAATGGGGCGCCTCATGGAGCAGGGGACCTACAAGCCGTTTCTGGAACACTTCGAAATCGCCGCCGGGATGAAGCGGGGCGCGTATCACGGCGCCCAGTGGAATGACGGCGACTTCTACAAGTGGCTGGAAGCGGCGCTGGCAAGCCACGCGATGAAGCCCGATCCGGCGCTCGGGCGCCTCATAGACCGATCGATCGCGGCGATCGCGGCTGCACAACGGGAGGACGGCTATCTCCACACGCCGATCCTTATCCGCCAACGAAACGGCGATCGATCGGCCCAGCCGTTCGGCGATCGGTTCGCGTTTGAGATGTACAACATGGGCCATCTCATGACGACCGCCTGCCTCGATCACCGGACGACGGGGAGGACCGAACTGCTGACGGTCGCCGAGAAGGCCGCGGAATTCCTCAACGTCGCGTTCCAGAACCCGACTCCGGAACTGGCCCGCAATTCGGTCTGCCCGGCTCACTACATCGGGCTGGTCGACCTCGCTCGCGAAACGGGCGATCCGGCCCACCTGGAACTGGCGGAGCGGCTGTTCGCGATGCGCGACCTCGTTTCAGCCGGAGGAGACGACAATCAGGATCGCGTCCCTTGGAATCGCCAAGACGAAGTTGTCGGCCATGCCGTGCGGGCCAATTATCTCTATTGCGGAGCCGCGGACCTGTTCGCGGCCACCGGGCGAGAATCCATGTTTGCGCCGCTGCCGACGTTGTGGCACAGTCTGGCGACGAAGAAGCAGTACGTGACCGGGGGATGCGGGGCGCTCTACGACGGCGCCTCGCCCGACGGGGCGGCGGCCCAGGAGCAAATCACGCGCATCCATCAGGCCTACGGTCGCAATTATCAATTGCCGCAGACGACGGCCCACAACGAAACCTGCGCCAATATCGCCGGCATGATGTGGAGTTGGCGAATGATGCTGCTGACCGGCGAAGCGAAGTACGCCGACGCCGTCGAGACCGCCCTCTACAACAGCGTTCTGGCCGGAGTCGACCTCGCGGGAACGAACTACTTCTACTCGAACCCGCTGCGGGTCGTCGATCCGCTGCCGACCGAGTTACGGTTCCCGCGCACTCGGCAGCCCTTCTTCACGTCGTTCTGTTGTCCGCCGAATCTGCTGCGAATCATCGCCCAGGTCGGCGGGTATGCACTTGCCGCAAGCGAGGACGCGATCACGGTGAACCTTTACGGCAGTCATCGGTTGACGACCACGCTGCGGAGCCAGCCGCTGCGGTGGACCATGACGACCGGGTATCCCTGGGACGGCGCGATCCGGATTTCCGTCGACGAATGCACCGCCGAGCCGTTCGCGGTGCGGCTGCGGATCCCGGCTTGGGCCGACGAGGCGGCGATCACGATCAACAGCGAACCGGCGGCGATGGCGGCCGCGGCTGGTTCCTACGCCGAGTTGCGCCGCCGCTGGAGCCCCGGCGACGTCGTCGGACTGAACTTGCCGCTGCGCGCCAGGCTGATCGAAGCTCACCCCCTTGTCGAGGAAGCGACCGGGCAGGTCGCCGTGGTGCGCGGACCAATCGTGTACTGTCTGGAATCGGCCGATTTGCCTGCGGGGACGAAGATGGACGAGATTGTGCTGGCATCGGATGCAACGTTCGTAGCCCAGCGTTCGCCGGACCTCCTTGCAGGGGCGGCGACGCTGCAAACGACGGCGACATTCCGCAAAACGATCCCCTGGGGCGATCGTCTCTACCGCGAGTTGACTCGTGACGCTGGCGAGCCGGTCGGAGTGCTGCTTGTCCCCTATTTCGCGTGGAACAATCGCGGCCCAGGAGAGATGAGCGTGTGGCTGCGAGTCGAGTAG
- a CDS encoding glycoside hydrolase family 95 protein translates to MPARRRIALCQLSLALAAALASPAAVRAAGASSLELWYETSAERWTEALPVGNGSLGAMVYGGAIRDRLQFNLDTLWKGSPHDYAHPGAAKALPELRALLFAGQQREAEQLAGERFMSIPLGQSAYQPCGDLWIEIPGADVAEVADFRRSLDLKTAVATTSFRLGDSRCTRRVLSSFPAGAIFVELTSDRPQGLEFVLRITSPHKLAESRPAGENGLELVGRVGDGSPGSPERLEDRMRFAAQVRVLETDGAVEVSPGGLRVAGATRATLALTGATNFKSPDELDDARLDQANQRIATLRGTTFAAALAEHLADYQPRFGTVSISLGPKSTDSQPAEALPTDRRLVRSRDVPDPSLAALFFQYGRYLMLASSRPGSQPANLQGIWNDQLNPPWGSKYTTNINAEMNYWPIEPAHLTECVEPLFTALGEIARSGSQTARVYYDAPGWVLHHNFDLWRGTAPINASDHGIWPTGGAWLCEHLWQRWLYGGDREFLQTTAYPLMKGSAEFHADQLVEDPREPERFLVSGPSNSPEQGGLVMGPTMDHQIIRSLFANTIAAADELGVDREFRDRLAELRTRIAPHRIGRHGQLQEWLEDVDNPSNQHRHVSHLWGVYPGDEITPDEPELFRAAQVSLDHRGDGGTGWSRAWKVNLWARFRDGDRAHRVLHDLLQLTDSPLVEYTGGGVYPNLFDSHPPFQIDGNFGAVSGICEMLVQSHRTTTDGRPRIELLPALPAAWSTGSVRGLRTRGGFELEFSWSDSRLDAVRVSNPRGGAAFVEFEDLSHSVELAPGESADLADWR, encoded by the coding sequence ATGCCTGCTCGACGACGAATCGCTCTTTGTCAATTGTCCCTCGCACTGGCTGCCGCCCTCGCAAGTCCTGCAGCGGTTCGCGCCGCAGGGGCTTCGTCGCTGGAGTTGTGGTACGAAACGTCGGCCGAGCGGTGGACGGAGGCCCTGCCGGTCGGCAACGGATCGCTGGGGGCGATGGTCTACGGCGGGGCGATTCGCGATCGACTGCAGTTCAATCTCGACACCCTTTGGAAGGGGAGCCCGCACGATTACGCCCACCCCGGCGCCGCCAAGGCGCTTCCCGAACTCCGCGCGCTGTTGTTTGCCGGCCAGCAGCGTGAAGCCGAGCAACTCGCCGGCGAGCGGTTCATGTCGATCCCGCTGGGACAATCGGCGTACCAGCCATGCGGCGATTTGTGGATCGAGATTCCCGGAGCCGACGTCGCTGAGGTCGCCGACTTTCGCCGTAGTCTCGACCTGAAAACGGCGGTGGCGACGACCTCGTTCCGCTTGGGCGATTCACGTTGCACCCGTCGCGTCCTGTCAAGTTTCCCCGCCGGGGCGATCTTCGTCGAATTGACGAGCGATCGCCCGCAGGGTTTGGAGTTCGTTCTCCGCATAACCAGCCCGCACAAGCTTGCCGAGAGTCGACCCGCGGGAGAGAACGGCTTGGAACTCGTCGGCCGCGTCGGCGACGGTTCCCCGGGCTCCCCCGAGCGGCTGGAGGATCGCATGCGGTTCGCAGCCCAGGTGCGCGTCCTGGAAACCGACGGCGCGGTCGAAGTTTCTCCGGGAGGCCTCCGCGTCGCGGGCGCCACGCGGGCCACGCTCGCTCTGACCGGGGCGACCAACTTCAAGAGTCCCGACGAACTGGACGATGCACGCCTTGACCAAGCGAACCAGCGGATCGCCACGCTTCGCGGCACGACGTTCGCCGCGGCGCTCGCCGAGCACTTGGCCGACTACCAGCCGCGGTTCGGCACGGTTTCAATCTCGCTCGGGCCGAAGTCGACCGATTCGCAACCGGCGGAGGCTTTGCCGACCGATCGCCGCTTGGTCCGCTCGCGCGACGTGCCCGATCCCTCGCTGGCCGCTCTGTTCTTTCAATACGGCCGGTATTTGATGCTCGCTTCAAGTCGCCCTGGCAGCCAGCCGGCGAACCTGCAAGGAATTTGGAACGACCAACTCAACCCGCCGTGGGGAAGCAAGTACACCACGAACATCAACGCCGAGATGAATTACTGGCCGATTGAACCGGCTCATCTCACCGAGTGCGTCGAGCCGTTGTTCACAGCCCTCGGCGAGATCGCTCGATCCGGCTCCCAAACGGCCCGCGTCTACTACGACGCCCCAGGGTGGGTCCTCCACCACAACTTCGACCTGTGGCGGGGCACGGCGCCGATCAACGCCTCGGACCACGGCATCTGGCCGACCGGCGGGGCGTGGTTGTGCGAGCACCTGTGGCAGCGGTGGCTGTACGGCGGCGATCGTGAGTTTCTGCAAACGACCGCCTACCCGCTAATGAAAGGCTCCGCGGAGTTTCACGCCGACCAACTCGTCGAGGACCCGCGCGAGCCGGAGCGGTTCCTTGTGAGCGGGCCGAGCAACTCGCCCGAACAGGGGGGATTGGTGATGGGGCCGACGATGGATCACCAGATCATCCGCAGCTTGTTCGCCAATACGATCGCCGCTGCCGACGAGTTGGGAGTTGATCGCGAATTTCGCGATCGGCTGGCCGAATTGCGAACTCGGATCGCCCCCCATCGCATCGGCCGTCATGGGCAACTTCAGGAATGGCTGGAAGACGTCGACAATCCGAGCAACCAACACCGGCACGTGTCGCACCTGTGGGGCGTTTACCCAGGCGACGAGATCACGCCTGACGAGCCGGAGTTGTTCCGCGCGGCGCAGGTCTCGCTCGACCACCGCGGCGACGGCGGGACAGGCTGGTCGCGGGCGTGGAAGGTGAACCTGTGGGCCCGCTTCCGCGACGGCGATCGCGCCCATCGCGTGCTGCACGATCTGCTGCAACTGACCGACTCGCCCCTGGTCGAGTACACGGGAGGAGGCGTCTATCCGAACCTGTTCGACTCTCATCCGCCGTTTCAAATCGACGGCAACTTCGGCGCCGTCAGCGGCATCTGCGAGATGCTCGTCCAGTCGCATCGCACGACGACCGACGGTCGCCCGCGGATCGAACTCCTCCCGGCACTTCCCGCCGCCTGGAGCACCGGCAGCGTCCGCGGCCTGCGGACCCGCGGCGGATTTGAACTGGAGTTCTCATGGAGCGACTCCCGACTCGACGCGGTCCGCGTGAGCAACCCCCGCGGCGGCGCGGCCTTCGTCGAGTTCGAGGACCTGAGTCATTCCGTCGAACTCGCCCCCGGCGAGTCGGCGGATCTTGCCGATTGGCGGTAA
- a CDS encoding bile acid:sodium symporter family protein — protein sequence MLLFRKACLLVAGSAAILATALSARGNETWSAAAAIAALAAAGGLGAVPALVGYQFTLSIVAVVGAAMLRPAWFLSVGPLNVLGVEIPGVDLRAPALLQGIVQLVMFGMGTKMSLQDFAGVAKMPRPVLIGLALQFSVMPLTGFALATAFGFEPEIAAGVVLIGSCSSGLASNVMCYLAGANLPLSITLTALATLLAPVMTPFWMRILAGAVVERSFLEMMVDIVKMTIVPIGAAMIHNYLTTASPAAWRRTLLAAAIAAVAFVLVRTVAAANLADPSAPFPMPTTLASYLLAAPVAGVAYHFLAAMAPGIDRRIHLVSMAGIIYFTAVTTAAGRDNLLVAGLALCAAAVLHNLVGYAAGYGFSRIAGLDRESALTVGFEVGMQNGGMAAGLASAMGKLSTLGLAAAVFSPWMNVSGSLWANHLRRRRSEARAAAGDAASDSALPLPAAPVPPDSV from the coding sequence ATGCTCCTCTTCCGCAAAGCTTGTCTGCTGGTCGCGGGATCGGCCGCGATCCTGGCGACGGCGCTCTCGGCCCGCGGCAACGAAACGTGGTCAGCCGCGGCGGCTATTGCGGCGCTGGCCGCGGCAGGGGGCCTCGGAGCCGTTCCCGCTCTCGTCGGATATCAGTTCACGCTGTCGATCGTCGCCGTGGTCGGCGCGGCAATGCTGCGGCCCGCGTGGTTCTTGTCCGTCGGCCCCTTGAACGTTCTGGGGGTTGAGATTCCCGGCGTCGACCTGCGCGCTCCCGCGCTGCTGCAGGGCATCGTGCAACTGGTCATGTTCGGCATGGGGACCAAGATGAGTCTCCAAGACTTCGCCGGCGTGGCGAAGATGCCCCGGCCGGTTCTCATCGGCCTCGCTTTGCAGTTCAGCGTGATGCCGCTCACTGGATTCGCGTTGGCCACGGCGTTCGGATTCGAGCCGGAGATCGCCGCCGGCGTCGTCCTGATCGGTTCCTGCTCCAGCGGATTGGCGTCGAACGTGATGTGCTATCTGGCGGGGGCGAACCTGCCGTTATCGATCACCCTGACCGCACTGGCGACCTTGTTAGCTCCGGTGATGACCCCGTTCTGGATGCGCATCTTGGCCGGGGCGGTCGTCGAGCGAAGCTTTCTCGAAATGATGGTCGACATCGTCAAGATGACGATCGTGCCGATCGGCGCTGCAATGATCCACAACTATCTGACCACGGCGAGTCCTGCGGCTTGGCGACGGACCCTGCTGGCGGCGGCCATCGCGGCGGTCGCCTTCGTGCTAGTTCGCACCGTTGCGGCGGCCAATCTCGCCGACCCTTCCGCGCCCTTTCCCATGCCGACGACGCTGGCGTCGTATTTGCTCGCGGCGCCGGTCGCGGGGGTCGCCTATCACTTTCTCGCTGCCATGGCTCCGGGGATTGATCGCCGCATCCATCTCGTTTCCATGGCGGGGATCATTTACTTCACCGCGGTCACGACCGCCGCAGGACGCGACAACTTGCTCGTCGCCGGGCTGGCATTGTGCGCGGCTGCCGTGCTGCATAATCTAGTCGGATACGCCGCCGGGTATGGATTCAGTCGCATTGCGGGACTCGATCGCGAGTCGGCGCTGACGGTCGGATTCGAGGTTGGCATGCAGAACGGCGGCATGGCTGCGGGGCTCGCCAGCGCCATGGGAAAGTTGTCGACGCTCGGCTTGGCCGCGGCCGTGTTTAGCCCGTGGATGAACGTGTCGGGGTCATTGTGGGCCAACCATCTGCGGCGACGGCGGAGTGAAGCTCGCGCCGCCGCCGGCGACGCTGCGAGCGACTCCGCTCTCCCGTTGCCCGCGGCGCCCGTCCCTCCTGACAGCGTCTGA
- a CDS encoding sugar phosphate isomerase/epimerase — MTSQTGALAEAAKPGDEKGRRPIGVCDWMILKRQKLGAFGRAQEIGADGIELDMGSLGARETFENALADPDVQRQFLDESQTTGVQICSVAMSGFYAQSFAERPTYQRMVGDCLATMTALGVRIAFLPLGVQGDLQKRPELRPVIVERLQKVGARAAEAGVIVGIETALDAAEERRLLEEIDSPTIRSYFNFANALQAGRDVCQELRTLGREYVCQIHCTDEDGVLLEHNRRLDLHAVKATLDELQWYGWLVMERSRDATRTRDVVGNFGANARYLKAVFGEGGTE, encoded by the coding sequence TTGACGTCGCAGACTGGCGCCTTGGCCGAGGCGGCCAAGCCTGGGGATGAGAAAGGCCGACGCCCCATTGGCGTGTGCGACTGGATGATCCTTAAACGCCAGAAACTGGGGGCGTTCGGCCGCGCGCAGGAAATTGGCGCCGACGGGATCGAGCTCGACATGGGCTCGCTCGGGGCGCGGGAGACGTTCGAGAACGCTCTGGCCGACCCCGACGTGCAGCGACAGTTTCTCGACGAGTCGCAGACGACCGGCGTGCAAATCTGCAGCGTCGCGATGTCGGGGTTCTACGCACAGTCGTTCGCCGAGCGGCCGACTTACCAGCGAATGGTCGGCGATTGTCTCGCCACGATGACGGCCCTGGGGGTCCGCATCGCATTCTTGCCGCTGGGGGTCCAGGGAGACTTGCAAAAGCGTCCCGAGTTGCGGCCCGTAATCGTCGAGCGGCTGCAGAAGGTCGGCGCCCGCGCCGCTGAGGCGGGGGTGATTGTGGGGATCGAAACGGCGTTAGACGCGGCGGAGGAACGCCGGCTGCTCGAGGAGATCGACTCGCCGACGATCCGCAGTTATTTCAACTTCGCAAACGCCCTGCAAGCGGGCCGCGACGTGTGCCAGGAACTTCGGACGCTCGGCCGCGAATACGTATGCCAGATCCACTGCACCGACGAGGACGGCGTGCTGTTGGAGCACAACCGGCGGCTCGACCTGCACGCCGTCAAGGCGACGCTCGACGAACTGCAATGGTACGGCTGGCTCGTCATGGAACGGTCGCGCGACGCGACGCGGACTCGCGACGTCGTCGGCAATTTCGGGGCGAACGCGCGCTATTTGAAGGCCGTGTTTGGGGAGGGGGGGACGGAATAG
- a CDS encoding DUF4981 domain-containing protein, giving the protein MIEAEGEIPRRIARVLAGWIFAAAMVCTPVAAADPPDWENEQVLHRNRLPARATFFPFATIEQAQRGRCEESPYFRSLNGEWRFSWSPAPASAPTDFFAKRFDDSQWDTVPVPSNWELHGYGTPIYVSAGYPFRIDPPRVTSTPPEEYTAFRERNPTGCYRRTFTVPAAWSERRTILHFAGVESAFYVWVGGRLVGYSQGSRCPAEFDVTEFVEPGENELAVQVFRWCDGSYLEDQDMWRLSGIARDVVCYSPGRVRIADFAVRTELDGAYRDAELVVEPEFEADAEIDLAGWRITARLFDAAGREALAVPPAADVAPILNRDSQASLLVDRTPQRGLPRFGWLRGIVLNPLKWTAETPNLYRLVLALSNPAGQVVETVGCDVGFRRIEIRGSEMLVNGRPVKLRGVNRHEHDPEQGHALSEARMIQDVRLMKQANVNAVRTAHYPHHPRWYELCDEYGLYVMDEADLETHGLRGRLASDPRWSAAFLDRIVRLAERDKNHPSVVMWSLGNESGYGPNFAAAAGWLKAFDPTRPIHYEGAQDHPRDPATVDVRGRFYPRVAGKYLNPPRLGEMAASDSAPATERPENARWERLVDLATNPADDRPVIASEYAHAMGNAMGNLGEYWTEIYAHPRLLGGFIWDWCDQGLFKDIPNDDAGRRFTAYGGDFGDRPNLRAFCLNGIMLSDRTLTPKYREVQAAYSPVAITIDASDPLRPRVTLTNRHAHLDLSQYQLRTLLRRDGEDVVSETVTDSPTIPPGSTGIVLPTLSLDRRRMPLPRGEYAMEVRLVTASESPWAADNHCIASATIPVQLPEEVLSPARPVAPATALPRLAVEESADAIVLRSERLQARFERVSAALAELTLDGVKVLAESRPGDPAGPVVQAYRAPVDNDRGFGGWLADSWREAGLDKLARAAQSCQAERIGPGVCRITVRTTAQASAGEFRERAVWTIRSDGLVRLQWSVEPHGELPPLPRIGVRLRAPRELNVIRWFGHGPDETYPDRLLANPLGIYSGNVADQVLPYPRPQESGNKERVRWIALCDSERSGGVVVKSEGAPISASALPCSAQALASANHDFELDRSGETYLSLDARMCGLGNSSCGPGVLAKYAVPVQPYELDLSFRPLPPSGDPAEVARQPVVW; this is encoded by the coding sequence ATGATCGAAGCGGAGGGCGAGATTCCTCGGCGTATTGCCAGAGTCCTGGCGGGATGGATCTTCGCAGCGGCGATGGTTTGTACGCCGGTCGCCGCCGCCGATCCGCCCGATTGGGAGAACGAGCAAGTCCTCCACCGCAATCGCTTGCCGGCTCGGGCCACGTTCTTTCCGTTTGCGACCATCGAGCAGGCACAGCGCGGCCGGTGCGAGGAGTCTCCCTATTTTCGCTCGCTGAACGGCGAGTGGCGTTTCAGCTGGAGCCCTGCCCCGGCCTCGGCGCCGACGGATTTCTTCGCCAAGAGGTTTGACGACTCGCAATGGGACACGGTCCCCGTCCCCTCGAATTGGGAACTGCACGGCTACGGGACGCCGATTTACGTGAGCGCGGGCTATCCGTTTCGGATCGACCCGCCGCGAGTGACCAGCACGCCCCCCGAAGAGTATACGGCGTTCCGCGAGAGGAATCCGACGGGTTGCTACCGCCGCACGTTTACGGTCCCCGCTGCGTGGAGCGAGCGGCGGACGATCCTGCACTTCGCCGGGGTCGAGAGCGCGTTCTATGTGTGGGTAGGCGGCCGACTGGTCGGTTACAGCCAGGGAAGCCGCTGCCCCGCAGAATTCGACGTAACCGAGTTCGTCGAGCCTGGCGAAAACGAGCTTGCCGTTCAAGTGTTCCGGTGGTGCGACGGCAGCTACCTGGAAGATCAGGACATGTGGCGGCTGAGCGGAATCGCCCGCGACGTGGTCTGCTACAGCCCCGGACGGGTGCGGATCGCCGATTTCGCGGTGCGCACCGAGTTGGACGGCGCGTATCGCGATGCCGAGCTTGTCGTCGAGCCGGAGTTCGAGGCCGACGCAGAAATTGACCTAGCCGGCTGGCGGATTACCGCGCGACTCTTCGACGCCGCGGGGCGCGAGGCGCTCGCCGTGCCGCCGGCGGCCGACGTGGCGCCGATCCTCAACCGCGACTCCCAAGCAAGTCTTCTCGTCGACCGAACGCCTCAACGTGGGCTGCCGAGGTTCGGCTGGCTACGCGGGATCGTGTTGAATCCGCTCAAGTGGACGGCCGAGACCCCGAATCTCTATCGTCTGGTGCTGGCCCTCTCGAATCCCGCCGGCCAGGTCGTCGAGACGGTCGGCTGCGATGTCGGCTTCCGAAGGATTGAAATCCGCGGGAGCGAGATGCTGGTCAACGGGCGGCCGGTCAAACTCCGCGGCGTAAACCGGCATGAGCACGACCCCGAACAAGGCCACGCCCTTTCGGAAGCAAGGATGATCCAAGACGTGCGTCTCATGAAGCAGGCGAATGTCAACGCCGTGCGTACGGCCCACTATCCTCACCATCCTCGATGGTACGAACTGTGCGACGAATACGGCTTGTACGTCATGGACGAAGCCGACCTGGAAACGCATGGCCTGCGCGGCCGGCTGGCGAGCGATCCGCGATGGAGTGCAGCCTTCCTGGATCGCATCGTCCGGCTCGCCGAACGCGACAAGAACCATCCGTCGGTCGTCATGTGGTCGCTGGGAAACGAGTCGGGGTACGGCCCCAACTTCGCGGCCGCGGCGGGGTGGCTCAAGGCGTTCGACCCGACGCGGCCGATCCATTACGAGGGCGCCCAGGATCACCCCCGCGATCCGGCGACGGTCGACGTCAGGGGGCGATTCTATCCGCGGGTCGCCGGCAAATATCTCAACCCGCCGCGGTTGGGAGAAATGGCTGCCAGCGACTCGGCCCCTGCGACCGAACGTCCTGAGAACGCCCGCTGGGAGCGGCTGGTCGATCTGGCAACCAACCCGGCGGACGATCGCCCCGTCATTGCCAGCGAATACGCTCATGCCATGGGCAACGCTATGGGCAACCTTGGCGAGTATTGGACTGAGATCTACGCACATCCCCGATTGCTGGGAGGGTTCATCTGGGATTGGTGCGATCAGGGGCTGTTCAAAGACATCCCGAACGACGACGCCGGACGACGATTCACGGCGTACGGGGGCGACTTCGGCGATCGGCCAAACCTGCGGGCGTTCTGTCTCAACGGCATCATGCTGTCCGACCGAACGCTGACTCCGAAATACCGCGAAGTGCAGGCAGCGTATTCCCCAGTCGCGATCACGATCGATGCGAGCGATCCGCTGCGGCCAAGGGTGACGCTGACGAACCGGCATGCGCATCTCGACTTGTCGCAATACCAGCTGCGGACACTCTTGCGTCGGGACGGGGAAGACGTGGTCAGCGAGACCGTGACTGACTCCCCGACTATCCCGCCAGGGTCGACTGGGATCGTCTTGCCGACGTTGTCTCTCGACCGACGACGAATGCCGCTCCCCCGCGGAGAATACGCCATGGAGGTGCGGCTGGTCACGGCGAGCGAGTCGCCGTGGGCCGCTGACAACCATTGCATCGCGTCGGCGACGATCCCTGTGCAATTGCCCGAGGAGGTGTTGTCGCCTGCGAGACCTGTTGCTCCGGCGACGGCGCTGCCGAGGTTAGCGGTTGAAGAATCCGCAGACGCAATCGTTCTCCGCAGCGAACGCCTGCAGGCGAGATTCGAGCGCGTTTCGGCGGCCCTTGCGGAACTGACCCTCGACGGAGTGAAGGTTCTCGCCGAGTCCCGCCCCGGAGATCCTGCAGGGCCGGTTGTGCAGGCTTATCGCGCCCCTGTCGACAACGATCGCGGTTTCGGCGGCTGGTTGGCTGACAGTTGGCGAGAGGCCGGGCTGGACAAGCTCGCGCGCGCCGCTCAGTCGTGCCAAGCCGAGCGGATCGGACCCGGCGTTTGTCGCATCACTGTTCGCACCACGGCGCAAGCGTCCGCTGGCGAGTTCCGCGAGCGGGCCGTGTGGACGATCCGCAGCGACGGGCTTGTGCGGCTCCAGTGGAGCGTCGAACCGCATGGCGAACTGCCCCCGCTGCCGCGGATTGGCGTGCGCTTGCGGGCGCCGCGCGAGTTGAACGTCATCCGCTGGTTCGGCCACGGTCCCGACGAGACTTATCCCGACCGGCTGCTCGCCAATCCGCTGGGGATCTATTCGGGCAACGTGGCCGACCAAGTGCTTCCGTATCCACGGCCTCAGGAGTCAGGCAACAAAGAAAGAGTGCGCTGGATTGCGCTTTGCGACTCGGAGCGATCCGGCGGAGTGGTCGTCAAGAGCGAAGGAGCGCCGATCTCCGCGTCGGCGCTCCCCTGCTCGGCACAGGCCCTGGCGAGCGCGAATCATGACTTCGAACTCGATCGCAGCGGCGAGACGTATCTGTCGCTCGACGCTCGGATGTGCGGCCTGGGGAACAGCAGTTGCGGCCCCGGGGTGCTGGCCAAGTACGCCGTCCCGGTTCAACCATACGAACTTGACCTGAGTTTTCGTCCCCTGCCGCCAAGCGGCGACCCAGCCGAGGTCGCACGGCAGCCTGTCGTCTGGTAA